A region from the Ichthyobacterium seriolicida genome encodes:
- a CDS encoding TIGR01777 family oxidoreductase, translating into MKFDTVKENEVVIIFGGTGFLGQLLNRFLKYKGYTVWTISRDKQNNSDFEWDPYLKKFPVEILAKTDHIINLSGANLMKRWTENYKRQLVESRVISTRFIRELIEQNRHEIKSVINASGISIYGDRPNTLLTENDKPGTGFLEKLCVNWESEAREIRKLGVRTNILRISPVVHYDNPFIKTQFMAARLRLLAPLGLGTQYVPWVHYTDLLNIIHFLMTIPSCNSTYNVCSPNPIQQREMNKIIGDHIGKNQFAWSIPKQIIKLILGAKSQLLTDSIKTTPKRLIEAGYNFKYQNFSQALKHL; encoded by the coding sequence ATGAAATTCGATACAGTAAAAGAAAATGAGGTCGTTATAATTTTTGGAGGGACTGGCTTTTTGGGGCAGCTTTTAAATCGTTTCCTCAAATACAAGGGGTATACCGTTTGGACTATTAGTCGTGATAAACAAAATAATTCTGACTTTGAATGGGATCCTTATCTCAAAAAATTTCCAGTAGAGATATTAGCTAAAACAGATCATATTATAAATCTCTCTGGAGCCAATCTCATGAAGAGATGGACCGAAAATTACAAAAGACAATTAGTTGAAAGTCGTGTCATTTCAACGCGTTTTATCAGAGAACTCATAGAGCAAAACAGACACGAAATAAAATCTGTTATAAACGCTAGCGGAATAAGTATTTACGGCGATAGGCCTAATACTTTACTTACAGAAAATGATAAACCTGGCACTGGATTTTTAGAAAAACTATGTGTTAATTGGGAATCAGAAGCTAGAGAAATAAGAAAACTAGGAGTTCGTACAAATATCTTGAGAATCAGTCCAGTTGTACATTATGACAATCCGTTTATCAAAACTCAATTTATGGCTGCCAGATTGAGGCTTTTAGCGCCCTTGGGTTTAGGAACTCAATACGTTCCTTGGGTACATTACACAGATTTACTAAATATCATACACTTTCTTATGACGATTCCCAGTTGTAATTCTACATATAATGTCTGTAGCCCTAATCCCATTCAACAAAGAGAGATGAATAAAATTATAGGAGATCACATAGGGAAGAATCAATTCGCTTGGTCGATTCCAAAACAAATAATAAAACTAATTCTAGGGGCAAAAAGTCAATTGCTCACAGATAGTATTAAGACCACACCTAAGAGATTAATAGAGGCTGGATATAATTTTAAATATCAAAATTTTAGCCAAGCACTTAAGCACCTTTAG
- the hemH gene encoding ferrochelatase codes for MKGVLLINLGSPDSPDQKDVKKYLDEFLMDQHVIDVPYLLRLFLVKGIILNTRPKKSAEAYKKVWTCEGSPLIVYTEKLQKKIQNLVSIPVEIAMRYANPSIQKGLGDLYKRGIRDVLIIPLYPQYSMATTESVIVKSQEVKNAYYRDMTFTIVPPFYNKPDYISVLSNSISKNLEDFKYDHLLFSYHGIPERHIYKTDPTKSHCKIDKACCVIDSKAHENCYRHQCFETTKLIAKELNLKENSYSNSFQSRLGSDPWLQPYTAEQLEKFPLEGIKNLAVVTPAFVSDCLETIEEIGMEGKKDFLERGGQEFKMIPCLNDDTQWAEVLAKWINEWL; via the coding sequence ATGAAAGGGGTATTGCTTATAAACCTTGGATCTCCAGACAGTCCAGATCAAAAAGATGTAAAAAAATATTTAGATGAGTTTTTGATGGACCAACACGTTATTGACGTGCCTTATCTATTGCGTTTGTTTTTAGTTAAAGGCATTATCTTGAACACACGGCCAAAAAAATCGGCGGAAGCTTATAAAAAAGTATGGACTTGTGAAGGATCTCCTTTAATCGTTTATACAGAAAAACTTCAAAAAAAAATTCAAAATCTAGTCAGTATTCCCGTGGAGATAGCAATGAGATATGCAAATCCTTCTATTCAAAAAGGGCTGGGTGATCTGTATAAACGAGGAATTCGAGATGTGTTAATCATTCCATTATACCCTCAATACTCCATGGCTACGACCGAGTCAGTTATAGTGAAATCCCAAGAAGTTAAAAACGCTTATTACAGAGATATGACATTCACCATAGTGCCTCCATTCTATAATAAGCCAGATTATATAAGTGTTTTATCTAATTCCATTTCCAAAAATTTGGAAGATTTTAAATACGATCACCTTCTATTTTCATATCATGGAATACCAGAGAGACATATCTATAAAACGGATCCGACAAAATCGCATTGTAAGATTGATAAAGCCTGTTGTGTTATAGATTCTAAGGCTCATGAAAACTGTTATCGTCATCAGTGCTTTGAAACCACAAAATTGATAGCAAAAGAGTTAAATCTAAAGGAAAATAGCTATTCTAATTCTTTTCAATCTAGGCTTGGGAGCGATCCTTGGTTACAACCTTATACGGCTGAACAGCTTGAGAAATTTCCTTTAGAAGGTATTAAAAATCTCGCTGTTGTAACTCCTGCTTTTGTGTCTGATTGTCTCGAAACCATAGAGGAGATAGGCATGGAAGGAAAAAAAGATTTTTTAGAGAGAGGAGGGCAAGAATTTAAGATGATCCCATGTTTAAATGACGACACTCAATGGGCTGAAGTTTTAGCCAAATGGATAAATGAATGGCTTTGA
- a CDS encoding tail fiber domain-containing protein — translation MNGRHTLTTIFILFFFLSDMNSVGQHLPNKLNYQLIARKGQELLREHTISIRISIYSFDGSKEEVLYLESHPNVKTNEYGLASIKIGDGFKAREFTDLNISSLQWENSAYYIKSEVDFNGQNNYKNAIVNKSEILSVPYAMYAANSPRTKVMDNLYSNSPTKALSANQGAKLKTKADEKLDKTYVVDNLITEDSKKALSAAQGKKLVDIYGVARRFKNDYTYSVSDIALSNGKLFSLKSQLSESEKNTLPESLQSKWLNISPFEKINSNIIMNWDRSSSTSITGNNNLVLGLNSANSLSTGSNNIVIGKESANAITTASSNISIGNKALSSNISGGDNISIGDNSLKLTNASKNIAIGVLALSENITGNGNVSIGYNAGSYRGNFGSKNTNSGSNRSIYIGQEVLSGSATAENEIVIGYRAEGKGNNTAVIGGIGIIKTYVPKTLELVNGNLDIKNANINLNGNANISGNLSASNFHTIWDANKAYSKNDIVISEGIFYKKKTSSGISSSNPSLDTANWDLISGTSTSVNTLMNISSNIITSWSGKDGNGQSGGDGTKNMFLGIDSGNDISNGSNNIAVGHHSLKSNTVGNSNVSIGNNSLYNLLSSTPLDVSGNVAIGDNAGRYRGPSSSSSNNSGSKNSIYIGADTRSADTSSTENEIVIGSGAIGKGNNTIVLGNDKTGNTYVSNGNFNITKGNLTMTKGNLNLTKGNLTLSNGNVIVKGELATSLFNTNWDNTTKYPKDFVSTKDGTLYKNFENNNTNYDPSIDPTKWQAINAGLLNINDNIITRWSGKGSNGTEAPGRENFFLGINSGEITTGSNNLAIGHEVLKKNTSGKDNIVIGNNSSNSNTTGSDNIAIGSSHNDNTRGEENIAIGYESLDKNKTGSRNIAIGLESLNLNTKGSFNIAIGYSALNDSKQGSENIAIGDFAGSNSGSGAKIIGSIYLGNNTRPSYGSNISNEIVIANDATGKGSNTIVLGNFNTEENYLKGRVFLNRTNSTNRFVDRDYGLLNIYGYSGNYTKRDRSSYFKNNILPVKRGTNISSGEVSIYASNSILTNTYFQAISDRRIKNIINISDKKEDLKKLLDIEITDYTMIDNIKKGNKSFKKVIAQQIESIVPEVVTIGRGIIPNVYEVAKSVKVSNLGSVITTDKKHNFSTGDRVKLIIENKGNKGVIVKEIINYNTFLIGETLDLNEKIFVYGKEVDDFRSVDYDGLTTLNISATQAIYQEIKNENDLFIRSIDRVKKDNTILKEEIELLNRENISFIENVKILQKDLKNRNDKLKLLLERIEILKKK, via the coding sequence ATGAATGGTAGGCATACCCTAACTACAATCTTTATATTATTTTTTTTCTTGTCCGACATGAACTCTGTTGGTCAACATTTACCCAACAAACTTAATTATCAATTAATAGCTAGAAAGGGACAAGAATTGCTAAGAGAACACACAATAAGTATCCGTATATCTATATATTCATTTGATGGATCTAAAGAGGAAGTTTTGTATTTGGAAAGTCACCCTAATGTAAAGACAAACGAATATGGATTAGCATCTATAAAGATCGGCGATGGATTCAAAGCAAGAGAATTTACAGATTTAAATATATCCTCCTTACAATGGGAGAACAGTGCCTATTACATAAAATCTGAAGTTGATTTTAATGGCCAAAACAATTACAAAAACGCTATTGTAAATAAATCAGAAATATTGAGCGTTCCCTACGCCATGTATGCAGCCAATAGCCCAAGAACAAAAGTTATGGATAATTTATATTCCAATAGCCCTACAAAGGCTTTATCAGCTAATCAAGGGGCTAAACTCAAAACAAAAGCGGATGAGAAATTAGATAAAACCTACGTAGTTGATAATTTAATTACTGAAGATAGTAAAAAAGCTTTGTCAGCTGCACAGGGCAAAAAATTAGTTGATATCTATGGAGTTGCCAGAAGATTTAAAAATGATTATACTTACTCGGTATCAGATATTGCTCTTAGTAATGGTAAGCTTTTCTCCTTAAAATCTCAGTTAAGTGAGTCTGAAAAAAACACTCTTCCAGAATCGCTACAATCTAAATGGCTAAATATTTCTCCTTTTGAGAAGATTAACTCTAATATTATTATGAATTGGGATCGCAGTTCTTCTACTAGTATTACAGGGAATAACAATTTAGTTTTAGGGCTAAACTCTGCTAATTCATTATCTACAGGGTCAAATAATATAGTTATTGGAAAGGAATCAGCGAATGCTATAACTACCGCATCTAGTAATATATCCATAGGCAATAAGGCTTTGAGTTCAAATATTAGTGGAGGGGATAATATTTCTATAGGAGATAATTCTCTCAAACTTACTAATGCGAGCAAAAATATTGCTATTGGGGTCTTGGCTCTATCTGAGAATATTACTGGAAATGGAAATGTTTCCATAGGATATAATGCAGGTTCATATCGTGGAAATTTTGGTTCTAAAAACACTAATTCAGGATCTAACAGATCTATATATATAGGGCAAGAGGTTTTATCTGGCTCAGCTACCGCAGAAAATGAAATAGTTATAGGTTATAGAGCAGAAGGAAAAGGGAACAACACAGCAGTAATTGGCGGTATAGGTATAATCAAGACATATGTGCCTAAAACTCTAGAATTAGTTAATGGTAATCTAGATATCAAAAATGCAAACATTAATTTAAATGGTAATGCTAATATATCTGGCAATTTATCCGCTTCTAATTTTCACACAATATGGGATGCAAACAAGGCTTATTCAAAAAACGATATAGTCATTAGCGAAGGTATTTTTTACAAAAAAAAGACTTCATCAGGCATTTCTTCTTCAAATCCTTCTTTAGACACTGCTAATTGGGATCTTATTAGCGGAACCTCTACCTCAGTTAATACTCTTATGAATATATCTTCGAATATAATTACCTCTTGGTCGGGTAAAGACGGAAATGGACAATCAGGGGGTGATGGAACTAAAAATATGTTCTTAGGTATTGATTCTGGTAATGATATTAGTAATGGTTCCAATAATATAGCTGTTGGTCATCATTCTTTAAAGTCAAATACTGTGGGGAATAGTAATGTTTCAATAGGCAATAACTCTCTATATAACTTGTTGTCATCTACTCCATTAGACGTCAGCGGCAATGTAGCCATAGGTGATAATGCAGGGCGTTATAGAGGGCCTAGCTCCTCTAGCTCTAATAATTCTGGATCTAAAAACTCTATTTACATAGGAGCGGATACTAGATCTGCAGATACATCTTCAACTGAAAATGAAATAGTTATAGGTTCTGGCGCTATAGGAAAAGGGAACAATACAATAGTTTTAGGTAATGATAAAACTGGAAATACATATGTGTCAAATGGCAACTTTAACATAACCAAAGGAAATTTAACCATGACAAAAGGTAATTTAAACCTTACTAAAGGAAACCTTACTTTATCTAATGGCAATGTGATTGTAAAAGGAGAGCTAGCAACTAGTCTATTTAATACCAACTGGGATAATACCACAAAGTATCCAAAAGATTTCGTATCTACAAAAGATGGAACGTTGTATAAAAATTTTGAAAATAATAATACAAATTATGATCCTTCAATAGATCCAACTAAATGGCAGGCTATAAATGCTGGACTTCTGAATATTAATGACAATATAATTACACGTTGGTCTGGCAAGGGGAGTAATGGAACAGAAGCACCTGGTAGAGAAAATTTTTTTTTAGGGATTAATTCAGGTGAAATTACTACTGGTTCAAATAATTTGGCTATTGGCCATGAGGTTTTAAAAAAAAACACTTCTGGAAAGGATAATATAGTTATAGGAAATAATTCTTCAAATTCTAACACCACAGGATCGGATAATATAGCCATAGGAAGTAGTCACAATGATAATACAAGAGGAGAAGAAAATATTGCTATAGGCTACGAATCTCTAGATAAAAACAAGACTGGCTCAAGAAATATAGCTATAGGACTAGAATCTCTTAATCTTAATACTAAAGGAAGCTTTAATATAGCTATTGGCTATTCAGCTTTAAATGACTCAAAACAGGGAAGTGAAAATATAGCTATTGGAGATTTTGCAGGCTCAAATTCGGGATCTGGCGCAAAAATTATTGGATCTATTTACTTAGGAAATAATACTCGTCCATCATATGGAAGTAATATCTCAAATGAAATAGTTATAGCTAATGATGCAACTGGTAAAGGCTCCAATACAATAGTTTTAGGCAATTTTAATACTGAAGAAAATTATCTAAAAGGAAGGGTGTTTTTAAATAGAACAAATTCGACAAATAGATTTGTAGATAGAGATTATGGATTATTAAATATATATGGGTATTCTGGTAATTATACTAAGAGAGATAGAAGCTCTTACTTTAAAAACAATATACTTCCAGTAAAAAGAGGTACAAATATTTCTAGTGGAGAAGTGTCTATATATGCCAGTAATAGTATTTTAACAAATACTTACTTTCAAGCCATATCTGACAGACGCATTAAGAATATAATAAACATATCAGATAAAAAAGAAGATCTTAAAAAGCTTTTGGATATAGAAATCACAGATTATACTATGATAGACAATATTAAAAAGGGGAATAAGTCATTTAAAAAAGTAATAGCTCAGCAGATAGAAAGTATAGTCCCAGAAGTTGTAACCATAGGCAGAGGGATTATTCCAAATGTGTATGAAGTAGCTAAATCTGTAAAAGTTTCTAATTTAGGAAGTGTCATAACGACTGATAAAAAACATAATTTTTCTACTGGGGATAGAGTTAAGCTTATAATAGAAAATAAGGGAAATAAAGGAGTGATAGTAAAAGAAATTATAAATTATAATACATTTTTAATAGGAGAGACTTTAGACCTCAACGAGAAGATATTTGTGTATGGCAAAGAGGTAGACGATTTTCGTTCTGTGGACTACGATGGCCTTACAACACTTAATATATCAGCTACACAGGCCATATATCAAGAAATAAAAAATGAAAATGATCTCTTTATAAGAAGTATCGATAGGGTTAAAAAAGACAATACAATTCTAAAAGAAGAAATAGAACTTTTAAATAGAGAAAACATCTCTTTTATTGAGAATGTAAAAATCCTACAAAAGGATCTTAAAAACAGAAATGATAAATTGAAACTTCTTCTAGAAAGAATAGAAATATTGAAGAAAAAATAA
- a CDS encoding tail fiber domain-containing protein, with amino-acid sequence MRFRLVLTFYFVHSLLLSDLEAISQTFPDKLNYQLTVRKGQKLIKEHSVSVRISIYSSKEKVLYSETYSSIKTNKDGLLNLSVGDGLRGEAFSTLKLSSLQWGDTTYYIKSEIDLNANNNYDNAIVNKSEILSVPYALYAKNSPKVEVIDNLDSNSTTKALSANQGSVLKAEIDKKLDKRDIIDDLNTENDKKALSASQGKKIVDVYGVMKKWRNNQIHSVSDIVLRKGKFFSLISPLDKSEKNTPPEHLKSKWLNLSIFDKISSNVIMNWSNSSATARDINNIKGDNNLVLGLNSANSLSTGSDNIILGKGSGNAITTAYKNISVGNKALNSNSIGNNNIAVGNNSLKLTNANKNIAIGISALSKNITGVENISIGYNAGSYHGNFDSKNANTGSKKSIYIGQEVTSSSATADNEIVIGYRAEGKGHNTVVIGHKDSKTYIPNGALELTNGDLDIKSGNINLSSGNANISGQLSTSNFHTQWDASKTYSQNDIIIYQGDLYKKNTSSPKSTISPSIDNINWELISGSSVSEENLKKISENIITAWSGKDGKGKSGGSGTKNMFFGIGSGNSIGSGSDNIAVGTNSLSLNTIGSRNISLGNNSLAKLNSTNENDISKNVAIGNNAGCYKGDYSTSPPSDNNSKSKNSIYLGADTRSANEASTENEIVIGYGAIGKGSNTIVLGNSETTDTYITNGDLELTEGNIELTKGNFYITKGNLRLSNGNVTIKGELMTNSFNTSWDDKKNYLRNHIVIKDGILYKSLENNINADPLISYIKWQAINAGLIKINDNLITRWSGLNSNETSAGTGSKNMFLGIGSGNSNTSGSNNLAIGYNSLNTNTTGEKNIAIGMESLMQNTGSGNIAIGAKSLIKNQDDDNIAIGYESLNENTSGSGNIAIGYRSLHLNTKKYNIAIGHEALKDLNNGYYNIAIGSFSGSGITKCEKSIYLGANTSSKDVTAPIDNEIVIGYEAKGKGTNTLVLGNDDILETHLSGKVFLSNNCGSPFFSEDYGLLNVNGCYDIKGEKSGYFFDGGGGNSLAGLVTALIGDRTSISASNSIVTLSYFHAVSDRRIKDIIGISDKNEDLKKLLNIEILDYTMIDSIEKGNKSFKKVIAQQIENIVPEVVSIGKGVIPNVYEVAKSVSKSSSLGSIITTYKKHGFSNGDKVKLIIEDGGDKGVIVKEVIDSNTFLIEDILDLNLRVFVYGKEINDLRSVDYNGLTTLNISATQAIYQEMKDENSSFRKMINKIKNKNVALKEDIEVLNKESASLKESITTLQNDFKDKNDKLRLMFERIKILENK; translated from the coding sequence ATGAGGTTTAGGCTTGTATTAACTTTTTACTTTGTACACTCGCTCTTGCTGAGTGACTTAGAGGCTATTTCTCAGACTTTTCCCGATAAACTAAATTATCAGTTGACTGTTAGAAAAGGACAAAAGCTCATAAAGGAACATTCTGTAAGCGTGCGTATATCAATATATTCTTCTAAAGAAAAAGTCTTGTATTCGGAGACTTATTCGAGTATTAAAACAAATAAGGATGGATTATTGAACCTAAGCGTAGGTGATGGTCTTAGAGGCGAAGCCTTTTCAACATTAAAATTATCTTCTTTGCAATGGGGAGATACAACTTATTACATAAAGTCAGAAATTGATTTGAATGCTAATAACAATTACGATAATGCTATTGTAAATAAATCTGAGATATTAAGCGTTCCATATGCTTTGTACGCAAAAAACAGCCCAAAGGTAGAGGTCATAGATAATTTAGATTCCAACAGTACTACAAAAGCTTTATCAGCCAATCAAGGCTCTGTGTTAAAAGCAGAAATAGATAAAAAATTAGATAAAAGAGACATAATAGATGATTTAAATACTGAAAATGATAAAAAAGCTCTGTCAGCTTCCCAAGGGAAAAAGATAGTTGATGTTTATGGTGTTATGAAAAAATGGAGAAATAATCAAATCCATTCAGTTTCAGATATTGTTCTTAGAAAGGGCAAGTTTTTTTCTCTGATATCGCCTTTGGATAAATCAGAAAAAAATACTCCTCCAGAGCATCTAAAATCTAAATGGTTAAATCTATCTATTTTTGACAAGATCAGTTCCAATGTTATTATGAACTGGAGTAATAGTTCTGCTACAGCGAGAGATATTAATAATATTAAGGGTGATAATAATCTCGTTTTAGGCTTAAACTCTGCTAATTCTTTATCTACAGGTTCAGATAATATAATTCTTGGGAAGGGGTCTGGAAATGCTATAACTACGGCATATAAAAATATTTCTGTAGGCAATAAGGCCTTGAATTCAAATAGTATTGGTAATAATAATATTGCCGTAGGAAATAATTCTCTTAAACTTACTAATGCGAACAAAAATATTGCTATTGGAATTTCGGCCTTATCTAAAAATATTACTGGAGTAGAAAATATTTCTATAGGATATAATGCTGGTTCATATCATGGAAATTTTGATTCTAAAAATGCTAATACAGGATCTAAAAAATCTATATATATAGGTCAAGAGGTTACCTCTAGTTCGGCTACTGCTGATAATGAAATAGTTATAGGTTATAGAGCAGAAGGCAAAGGACATAATACTGTTGTTATCGGCCATAAAGATTCTAAAACATATATCCCAAACGGTGCTTTAGAGCTAACTAATGGAGATCTAGATATTAAAAGTGGAAATATTAATTTAAGCAGTGGCAATGCTAATATTTCAGGTCAATTATCTACTAGTAATTTTCACACACAATGGGATGCTTCTAAGACTTATTCACAAAATGATATAATTATTTATCAAGGTGATCTCTACAAAAAAAACACTTCGTCACCTAAGTCTACTATATCACCGTCTATAGATAATATTAATTGGGAACTTATCAGCGGCTCTTCTGTATCTGAGGAAAATCTAAAGAAAATATCTGAAAATATAATTACAGCTTGGTCTGGCAAGGATGGTAAAGGTAAATCAGGGGGAAGTGGCACTAAAAATATGTTCTTTGGTATTGGTTCTGGTAATAGCATTGGTTCTGGCTCAGATAATATAGCCGTGGGGACGAACTCTTTAAGCTTAAATACTATAGGAAGCCGCAATATTTCATTAGGTAATAATTCTTTGGCTAAACTAAACTCAACTAATGAAAATGATATTAGTAAAAATGTAGCTATAGGTAATAATGCAGGATGCTATAAAGGAGATTATAGCACTAGTCCTCCTAGCGACAATAATTCAAAATCTAAAAATTCTATTTATCTAGGAGCAGATACTAGATCTGCGAATGAAGCTTCAACTGAGAATGAAATAGTTATAGGTTATGGCGCTATAGGTAAAGGGAGCAATACAATAGTTTTAGGTAATAGTGAGACTACAGACACGTATATAACAAATGGAGACCTCGAGTTGACAGAAGGTAATATAGAATTGACAAAAGGCAACTTTTATATTACTAAAGGGAATCTCCGTTTGTCTAATGGCAATGTAACTATAAAAGGAGAATTAATGACTAATTCTTTCAATACTAGTTGGGATGATAAAAAAAATTATTTGAGAAATCACATAGTTATAAAGGATGGAATATTATATAAAAGTCTTGAAAATAATATCAATGCTGATCCTTTGATATCTTATATTAAGTGGCAAGCTATAAATGCGGGTCTTATAAAAATTAATGATAATCTAATTACTCGTTGGTCTGGTCTAAATAGTAATGAGACCTCGGCAGGCACTGGCAGCAAAAATATGTTTTTAGGTATTGGATCAGGCAATTCAAATACTAGCGGTTCAAATAATTTAGCTATTGGATATAACTCTTTAAATACTAATACGACTGGGGAAAAAAATATAGCCATAGGAATGGAATCCTTAATGCAGAATACAGGCTCTGGAAACATAGCTATTGGAGCTAAATCTCTCATTAAGAATCAAGACGATGATAACATTGCTATAGGTTATGAATCCCTTAATGAAAATACATCTGGTTCAGGTAATATTGCCATAGGATATAGGTCTTTACACCTAAATACTAAAAAATATAATATTGCTATTGGACACGAAGCGTTAAAAGATTTAAATAATGGATATTATAATATAGCCATTGGATCTTTTTCAGGATCAGGTATTACAAAATGTGAAAAATCTATCTACTTAGGAGCAAATACATCTTCAAAGGATGTAACAGCGCCTATTGATAACGAAATAGTGATAGGGTATGAAGCAAAGGGTAAAGGCACGAATACATTGGTTTTAGGCAATGACGATATTTTGGAAACTCATTTGAGTGGGAAGGTATTTTTAAGTAATAATTGTGGATCACCTTTTTTTAGTGAAGACTATGGACTATTAAATGTAAATGGATGTTACGACATCAAAGGAGAAAAAAGTGGCTATTTTTTTGATGGAGGAGGTGGTAATTCTCTAGCTGGTCTCGTTACTGCATTAATAGGAGATAGAACATCAATATCGGCTAGTAATAGTATTGTAACACTATCTTATTTTCATGCGGTGTCCGATAGACGCATTAAGGATATAATAGGCATATCAGACAAAAACGAAGATCTAAAAAAGCTCCTGAATATAGAAATCCTAGATTACACTATGATAGACAGTATTGAAAAAGGGAATAAATCATTTAAAAAGGTAATAGCTCAACAAATAGAAAATATAGTTCCAGAAGTTGTAAGTATAGGTAAAGGGGTTATTCCAAATGTATATGAAGTAGCTAAATCTGTAAGCAAATCATCTAGTTTGGGAAGTATTATTACTACTTATAAAAAACATGGTTTTTCTAATGGAGATAAGGTCAAACTTATCATAGAGGATGGTGGAGATAAAGGGGTAATCGTAAAAGAAGTCATAGACTCTAATACATTTTTAATAGAAGATATTCTAGATCTAAATCTTAGAGTATTCGTATATGGCAAGGAGATTAATGATTTGCGCTCTGTTGATTACAATGGTCTCACGACACTGAATATATCAGCTACACAGGCTATATATCAAGAGATGAAAGATGAAAATAGTTCGTTTAGAAAAATGATTAACAAAATAAAAAATAAAAACGTAGCCTTAAAAGAAGACATAGAAGTTTTAAATAAAGAAAGTGCTTCTCTCAAAGAGAGTATAACGACTTTACAAAACGATTTTAAAGATAAAAATGATAAATTAAGGCTTATGTTTGAAAGAATAAAAATATTGGAAAACAAATGA